A genomic stretch from candidate division WOR-3 bacterium includes:
- a CDS encoding sigma-70 family RNA polymerase sigma factor yields MSGNKKGDFVYNSVESDEILIERVKKGDIEAFNPLVERYKLPLYKVMYRMVFNRDDAEDLVEEAFIRAFRAIKRFETGRSFYAWLCRIAVNNAINFLKKERRDKMQSIDKIEYSLTAKKGNPVAMTREKILKEKITTAMAKLPEEYRTILILRVEESFSYEEISRLLKIPRGTVMSRLSRARRKLREIFETLGVQER; encoded by the coding sequence TTGTCTGGGAATAAAAAAGGTGATTTTGTGTATAATAGTGTAGAAAGTGATGAGATTCTGATCGAGCGGGTTAAAAAAGGAGATATTGAAGCATTCAACCCTCTGGTCGAACGATACAAACTGCCGCTTTACAAGGTGATGTATCGAATGGTCTTTAATCGGGATGATGCCGAAGATTTGGTTGAGGAGGCTTTTATCAGGGCATTCAGAGCGATTAAAAGATTTGAGACGGGAAGATCATTTTATGCCTGGCTGTGCCGCATTGCCGTGAACAATGCAATAAATTTTTTAAAGAAAGAGAGGCGCGATAAAATGCAGTCGATAGATAAAATCGAATATTCTTTGACGGCGAAAAAGGGAAATCCGGTTGCAATGACACGTGAAAAGATTTTAAAAGAGAAGATTACCACGGCGATGGCGAAATTGCCGGAAGAATACAGAACCATTCTAATCCTTCGTGTCGAAGAGAGTTTTTCCTATGAAGAGATAAGCAGATTGCTTAAGATTCCAAGGGGTACAGTGATGTCCCGTCTTTCCCGCGCACGTCGGAAACTGAGGGAAATTTTTGAAACACTGGGGGTGCAGGAGAGATGA
- a CDS encoding DUF4412 domain-containing protein, translated as MKKTAGLFLIIFVVLSYGDVVYEMSTVTRGMMGMGDSNSNVRVFIKGDMSRTEITPIDTAIHGVPDAVIMRLDKGVIWVLDDEHKEYSETVINETADIPASAGDSEAVKLPEIKVEKTGNKKVILQKECEEVTLSMSLDADGGDLSLTQTLWVTTDVPGYEELSCFTEKVTALGVTMSSSSLTADKKAYHAFQQKLNEIEGFPLETDISMSMGSVTFSVTNTITKIDTISIHPRVFEIPAGYTLKKEE; from the coding sequence ATGAAGAAGACGGCGGGACTGTTTTTAATAATTTTTGTTGTTCTTTCTTACGGTGATGTTGTCTATGAGATGTCGACGGTCACCAGGGGAATGATGGGGATGGGTGATAGTAATTCGAATGTCCGTGTTTTCATAAAAGGTGATATGTCAAGAACCGAGATTACTCCCATCGATACTGCAATCCACGGCGTTCCTGATGCCGTTATTATGCGTCTTGATAAAGGTGTTATATGGGTGCTCGACGATGAACATAAAGAATATTCAGAGACCGTGATCAACGAGACGGCAGACATCCCGGCTTCGGCAGGGGATAGTGAGGCCGTAAAGTTGCCGGAGATCAAGGTGGAAAAGACCGGCAATAAAAAGGTCATTCTGCAAAAAGAATGTGAAGAAGTGACGCTCTCCATGTCTCTGGACGCCGACGGCGGAGATTTGAGTTTGACCCAGACCCTCTGGGTGACGACGGATGTGCCGGGGTATGAAGAACTCAGCTGTTTCACTGAAAAGGTCACGGCACTTGGTGTTACCATGAGTTCTTCCAGCCTTACGGCTGATAAAAAAGCCTATCATGCCTTTCAGCAGAAGTTGAATGAAATCGAAGGTTTTCCTCTTGAAACGGATATTTCCATGAGTATGGGTTCTGTAACCTTCTCTGTCACCAATACCATAACAAAGATTGATACGATTTCGATCCACCCGCGGGTCTTCGAGATACCCGCAGGTTATACCTTAAAAAAAGAAGAATAG
- a CDS encoding 50S ribosomal protein L27: MAHKKGVGASKNGRDSAGKRLGVKRFAGQLVNAGTIIIRQRGTRIHPGLNVGMGSDYTLYALTDGRVKFGYTKGGRRIVSVI; encoded by the coding sequence ATGGCACATAAAAAAGGTGTAGGCGCATCAAAGAACGGCCGTGATTCTGCAGGTAAGAGATTAGGGGTGAAGAGATTTGCAGGTCAACTCGTAAACGCCGGGACTATAATCATACGTCAGCGCGGTACCCGCATTCACCCCGGTCTGAACGTCGGTATGGGAAGTGATTATACCCTTTACGCCCTGACCGACGGCAGAGTGAAATTCGGTTATACAAAAGGCGGCAGAAGAATAGTTTCCGTAATTTAA
- the rplU gene encoding 50S ribosomal protein L21 encodes MFAVIKTSGYQYLVSKGEKILIPARIASEGETVEFDNVLMIKDNGKTEFGQPYIKGARVKGVVRKVGRSPKVIVFKFRRRKKYRRKRGHRQDFSEVEITEIKK; translated from the coding sequence ATGTTTGCGGTTATCAAGACAAGCGGCTACCAGTATCTGGTGAGTAAAGGAGAGAAGATCCTCATCCCGGCGCGGATTGCGTCAGAAGGGGAGACCGTGGAGTTTGATAATGTTCTGATGATAAAGGATAACGGAAAGACCGAATTCGGTCAGCCCTATATCAAGGGAGCCAGGGTGAAGGGTGTCGTCAGAAAGGTCGGAAGGTCGCCCAAGGTCATTGTCTTCAAGTTCAGACGCAGAAAGAAATATCGACGGAAAAGGGGCCATCGTCAGGACTTCAGTGAGGTTGAAATCACTGAAATAAAAAAGTAG
- the secG gene encoding preprotein translocase subunit SecG yields the protein MYAVIQILHVIVCVLLIIVVLMQQTRGGGMSSVFGGGGGSDVLFGGKGATPFFVKLTAGLAIGFFITSLTLVLLSRRARPTSAIEKGLQEMPVPVMPEQGAPAIPQQEQPVIPEEPAGGGN from the coding sequence ATGTACGCGGTGATTCAGATTTTACATGTGATCGTCTGTGTGTTGCTGATCATTGTGGTTCTGATGCAGCAGACAAGAGGCGGTGGTATGTCGAGTGTTTTCGGCGGAGGAGGCGGTTCAGACGTGCTTTTCGGCGGAAAAGGAGCGACTCCCTTCTTTGTCAAATTGACCGCGGGATTGGCGATAGGATTTTTTATCACTTCGCTTACCCTCGTGTTGCTTTCACGTCGGGCAAGGCCGACGAGCGCGATAGAAAAAGGTTTACAGGAAATGCCCGTACCAGTTATGCCTGAACAGGGAGCACCGGCCATTCCCCAGCAGGAACAGCCGGTCATTCCCGAAGAACCGGCTGGAGGTGGAAATTGA
- a CDS encoding M48 family peptidase, with protein MAPGEIKYKTRYRGIKYPRLEFKTGSLELILPYNYKPEVLVSKHRQWIDRKTRFIKACLKDSKNKKIIKRSMDEFRSLAKLLAMDSAGELRVKINGVFFRPMKTKWASFSKKRNLTLNTLMKFLPERLIKYIIYHEVTHLLERHHNENFWKVISKKYPDYPRYEKSLFSYWFRLHNSKMEKLTE; from the coding sequence ATGGCACCAGGGGAGATTAAATATAAAACTCGCTATCGAGGTATAAAATATCCGAGGTTGGAATTTAAAACTGGAAGTTTAGAATTGATTCTGCCCTATAATTATAAACCTGAAGTATTGGTATCAAAACACCGCCAGTGGATAGATAGGAAAACAAGATTCATCAAGGCTTGCCTCAAAGATTCAAAAAACAAGAAGATTATAAAGCGAAGTATGGACGAGTTCCGAAGTCTTGCTAAACTATTAGCAATGGATTCTGCAGGTGAGTTGAGAGTTAAAATAAATGGCGTTTTCTTTAGACCAATGAAAACTAAATGGGCAAGTTTCAGCAAAAAGAGAAATCTGACCCTCAATACGCTAATGAAGTTTTTACCTGAGCGTCTAATCAAATACATAATCTATCACGAAGTTACCCACCTTCTTGAAAGACATCATAATGAAAACTTCTGGAAGGTGATATCTAAAAAATATCCCGACTACCCACGATATGAGAAATCACTATTTTCTTATTGGTTCAGGTTGCATAACAGCAAAATGGAAAAACTGACCGAATAA
- a CDS encoding HsdR family type I site-specific deoxyribonuclease, with protein sequence MAKFDEKSLVEDYIIKRLQEKGWWFVPADELDRESYEEPLLISNLIKALVRINEDLNVEDEEVNKVVNELKLTGTGIEGAKKILDFYKFGVPVKFEKDKVVKYIKIFDYEKIENNEFIITRQVYYYGKEHIRTDIILYINGIPLVNIECKDPTRPGGSWFDAYKQIKDYENNVPELYKYIQIGIAVESKAKYFPIIPWLNIEQIKVTEWREENKDSIDSTIEMLLRDRLLDIIRNFLFYRVEYGESTKVITRYMQYRAANKIVNRVLESIGSGESKGSIESRGSEGSRESKGSIESRGSRGSGGSKNRGLIWHWQGSGKTLTMIFAANKLFYAKELENPSIFFIVDRLELEDQLYTEFYSLDITEPEIIGSIEELKDVLSFDDYRGKRGIFVTLIHKFRPEELKDLQQYIEIQVGDKETIVNRHNVIAFIDEGHRTQYGILAAQMKGILKNAFFFAFTGTPISKRGKDTYLEFSYPDKKEFYLDRYFITDSIRDGFTVKIAYQPRLEHLHLKKDMLNAFLEIEQEEIPEDMKSIVEDGLKRRLNVINLFLENPERIKKIAEDIAEHFKKNVDGRFKAMVVTGSRAACVQYEKELSKYFPEDYYEVVLTPQSKRVEVVEYVRETREKYGWKEFRDIVKEKINKFKEEEKPKILIVTNMLLTGFDAPILQVMYLDKPLKEHRLLQAIARTNRPYKGLKEAGIIIDYVGILKEFKRALEMYSTKDIEYALCDFASINKEFIALINELKGLFGECFLNYDRKTLHNAIEIITTRPEVEEEFAGKYRRLRNIFEILGLSETKLEYLNAYKWLSAIYTYYMKVVIRKPSIEPLVQKYYDKTIKYIHKSTEIEKLERSLPIITFDEKFLEKLEEAVKTKEEKAANILFTLQRFVLVEKYKDPVYESLAERVERLVELWREKTKDYEKIYAEGSIIITEIKNLKQRQREFGFSNLEYSILLTFEESLRKDKTLVVKVKELMEEIKEDMFPGWINQVTARKKIARKIRRYIRRFKSEYNLSLEEIDYLYNRIVERVENYGTRGD encoded by the coding sequence ATGGCTAAATTCGACGAAAAATCTCTTGTCGAAGATTATATAATCAAACGGCTTCAGGAAAAAGGCTGGTGGTTTGTTCCTGCTGATGAATTGGACCGGGAGAGTTATGAAGAGCCGCTTCTAATTTCCAATCTTATAAAGGCACTGGTCAGGATAAATGAAGATTTGAATGTCGAAGATGAAGAGGTCAATAAGGTTGTGAATGAGTTGAAATTAACCGGAACCGGTATCGAAGGGGCAAAGAAAATTTTGGATTTTTATAAATTTGGTGTTCCAGTTAAGTTTGAAAAGGATAAGGTCGTTAAATATATAAAAATTTTTGATTATGAAAAAATTGAAAATAATGAATTTATTATAACCAGACAGGTTTATTATTATGGAAAAGAGCATATTAGAACCGATATTATATTGTATATTAATGGCATTCCCTTGGTGAATATTGAATGTAAGGATCCAACCCGACCCGGTGGTTCGTGGTTTGATGCCTATAAACAGATTAAAGATTATGAGAATAATGTTCCTGAATTATATAAATATATTCAGATAGGTATTGCGGTTGAAAGTAAAGCCAAATATTTTCCGATTATTCCCTGGTTGAATATAGAGCAGATAAAGGTTACTGAATGGCGAGAGGAGAACAAAGATTCAATCGATTCAACGATTGAGATGTTATTAAGAGATAGATTACTCGATATTATCAGAAATTTCCTCTTTTACCGGGTGGAGTATGGTGAATCGACCAAGGTGATCACACGATATATGCAGTATCGGGCAGCGAATAAGATAGTCAATAGGGTCTTGGAGTCTATAGGGTCGGGAGAGTCTAAGGGGTCAATAGAGTCGAGAGGGTCAGAAGGGTCGAGAGAGTCTAAAGGGTCAATAGAGTCGAGAGGGTCAAGGGGGTCTGGGGGGTCGAAAAATCGTGGTTTAATCTGGCACTGGCAGGGTAGCGGCAAGACCCTGACAATGATCTTTGCTGCAAATAAGCTGTTTTATGCTAAAGAACTTGAGAATCCGTCGATATTCTTTATCGTTGATCGGCTGGAACTCGAAGACCAACTATACACGGAATTCTATTCGCTTGATATAACCGAGCCTGAGATTATCGGTTCAATTGAAGAATTGAAAGATGTCCTTAGTTTTGATGATTATCGGGGTAAGCGCGGGATTTTTGTTACCCTTATCCATAAATTCCGTCCTGAAGAGTTGAAAGACCTGCAGCAGTACATTGAAATACAAGTCGGAGATAAAGAGACCATAGTAAACCGACACAATGTAATTGCGTTTATTGATGAGGGACATCGAACTCAATATGGTATTCTTGCCGCCCAGATGAAAGGGATCCTTAAGAATGCTTTCTTTTTTGCTTTTACCGGAACACCAATTTCAAAACGCGGTAAGGATACCTATCTGGAATTCAGTTATCCGGATAAGAAAGAATTTTACCTTGACCGATATTTTATAACCGATTCAATTCGGGATGGCTTCACAGTAAAGATTGCTTATCAACCAAGGCTTGAGCATTTACATTTGAAGAAAGATATGCTTAATGCTTTCCTGGAAATTGAACAGGAAGAAATACCTGAGGATATGAAATCGATCGTTGAGGATGGATTGAAGAGAAGACTCAATGTCATAAATCTTTTTCTTGAGAATCCGGAACGAATAAAAAAAATTGCTGAAGATATCGCCGAACATTTTAAGAAGAATGTTGATGGCAGATTCAAGGCGATGGTTGTGACGGGAAGCCGTGCTGCCTGCGTTCAATATGAAAAAGAACTGAGTAAATATTTCCCTGAGGACTATTATGAGGTTGTATTGACACCGCAGAGTAAAAGGGTAGAGGTTGTAGAATATGTCAGGGAGACACGGGAAAAATACGGGTGGAAGGAATTTCGTGATATCGTGAAGGAAAAAATCAATAAATTTAAAGAGGAAGAAAAGCCAAAAATTTTAATCGTCACCAATATGCTTCTCACCGGTTTTGATGCACCGATATTACAGGTTATGTATCTTGATAAACCACTGAAAGAGCATAGATTACTGCAGGCAATAGCCAGAACCAATAGACCCTATAAGGGTCTTAAAGAAGCCGGAATTATTATTGACTATGTTGGTATACTCAAGGAATTCAAGAGGGCACTTGAGATGTATAGCACCAAGGATATTGAGTATGCATTATGTGACTTTGCGAGTATAAATAAAGAGTTTATTGCCCTCATCAATGAACTTAAAGGGCTGTTTGGTGAGTGCTTTTTAAATTACGATCGTAAAACCCTGCACAATGCTATTGAAATTATTACGACCAGGCCTGAGGTCGAAGAGGAATTTGCTGGTAAATATCGTCGGTTAAGGAATATATTTGAAATCCTTGGGCTCAGCGAAACCAAACTTGAATATTTAAATGCCTATAAATGGCTTTCAGCAATCTACACCTATTATATGAAGGTGGTTATCAGAAAGCCGAGTATTGAACCGTTAGTGCAGAAATATTATGACAAGACAATTAAATACATCCATAAATCGACTGAGATAGAGAAGTTAGAACGCAGCCTTCCAATCATCACCTTTGATGAAAAGTTTTTAGAGAAACTTGAAGAGGCGGTTAAGACAAAAGAAGAAAAGGCGGCAAACATTCTCTTTACTTTACAGAGATTTGTCTTGGTGGAGAAGTATAAAGATCCAGTTTATGAATCCCTGGCAGAACGGGTGGAGCGATTGGTTGAACTGTGGCGGGAGAAGACCAAAGATTATGAGAAAATCTACGCTGAAGGTTCTATAATAATTACTGAAATAAAAAATCTGAAGCAGAGGCAACGAGAGTTTGGTTTTTCTAATCTTGAATATTCAATCCTGCTGACATTTGAAGAGTCATTGAGAAAAGATAAAACATTGGTTGTAAAGGTAAAGGAACTGATGGAGGAAATTAAAGAGGATATGTTTCCGGGCTGGATAAATCAGGTTACTGCAAGGAAAAAAATTGCGCGTAAGATTAGACGGTATATTCGAAGATTCAAGAGTGAATATAATCTAAGTCTGGAAGAGATAGATTATCTATATAATAGAATAGTTGAAAGGGTCGAAAATTATGGCACCAGGGGAGATTAA
- a CDS encoding HEPN domain-containing protein translates to MKNTEIFLEIAKTDLKAAKCLYEARLYPQAIFFLQQSVEKMMKAFGSIDSDFSLDILKNKVGHKPFMVFVVSIKQFVKTFEEKSGVSTSDTISGVFQQNPNDFMVQVKRYEKLYLRVGKIKGLSTFVLRTYLKKIVNQIRNPQFLSKSDHETEAFISSIEKFLKQKFVGYSNQIDTMCSTLNKYLHNIANALGPLTFLILILPASCVQDTRYPTETSNPLDLYKFDHSLVKSFGEVTEICDFVIGRLGDFFTMYKEIDNIEGQV, encoded by the coding sequence ATGAAGAATACTGAAATTTTCTTAGAAATTGCCAAAACAGATTTAAAAGCGGCAAAGTGTTTATATGAGGCTCGATTATATCCGCAGGCAATATTTTTCCTTCAGCAATCTGTTGAAAAAATGATGAAGGCATTTGGATCAATAGACTCTGATTTTTCCCTTGATATTTTAAAGAATAAAGTTGGACATAAACCATTTATGGTTTTTGTTGTATCAATTAAACAATTCGTCAAAACATTTGAGGAAAAAAGCGGAGTATCGACTTCGGACACGATATCTGGTGTTTTTCAACAAAATCCTAATGATTTTATGGTCCAAGTAAAGAGATATGAAAAGTTATATCTTCGAGTTGGGAAAATTAAGGGCTTGTCGACATTTGTGCTCCGAACATATCTTAAAAAAATTGTTAATCAAATCCGTAATCCACAGTTTTTATCAAAAAGTGATCATGAAACAGAAGCGTTTATTTCCTCTATAGAGAAATTCTTGAAACAAAAATTTGTAGGGTATTCAAACCAAATTGATACAATGTGTTCGACACTTAATAAGTATTTACATAATATTGCTAATGCTTTAGGCCCTTTAACTTTTCTAATACTCATCCTCCCGGCAAGTTGTGTACAAGATACAAGGTATCCTACCGAAACATCAAACCCATTAGACTTATACAAATTTGATCATTCTTTAGTAAAATCATTCGGTGAGGTAACAGAAATTTGTGATTTTGTAATTGGCCGTTTAGGAGATTTTTTTACTATGTATAAGGAGATAGATAACATTGAGGGGCAGGTGTAA
- a CDS encoding restriction endonuclease subunit S: MERKDWKKVSIGKICNVETGTTPSTKVKDYWEDGLIKWVTPTDLSKLGGKMTIKDTERKITEQAVTDFSLKVMPKGSIIVSSRAPIGYIAILEDAMAFNQGCKGLIIRNQNEIDNFYLSYQLLTKVNKMKSLGTGSTFSEISKSQIENLQVFLPPLTEQKKIAEILSTVDEAIEKVNEAIKKTERLKKGLMQDLLTKGIGHKEFKDTEIGRIPKEWVYSTLGELIEVHDSKRIPLSEMERAKRKGKYPYCGANGIMDYIDDYIFDGEFLLIAEDGGAYGKFENSCYLMNGKFWVNNHAHIIKAKDNQTINKFLFYMLNFQDLRPYIVGSTRRKLNQEYLRQIYLPLPPLTEQKQIAEILGTVDERLEVLKNKKQKFEKIKKGLMNDLLTGRRRVKV, encoded by the coding sequence ATGGAACGCAAAGATTGGAAAAAAGTAAGCATTGGCAAAATTTGTAACGTAGAGACAGGTACGACACCCAGCACAAAAGTTAAAGACTACTGGGAAGATGGGTTAATTAAATGGGTTACTCCGACAGACTTAAGTAAGTTAGGCGGAAAGATGACTATTAAAGACACTGAACGAAAAATAACCGAGCAAGCTGTGACTGACTTTTCTTTAAAAGTAATGCCAAAAGGATCAATTATAGTTTCTTCGAGAGCTCCAATTGGATACATAGCAATATTGGAAGATGCTATGGCCTTTAACCAGGGCTGTAAAGGGTTAATTATTAGGAACCAGAATGAAATCGATAACTTCTATCTGAGCTACCAATTGCTTACAAAAGTAAATAAGATGAAATCTTTGGGGACTGGTTCTACCTTTTCCGAAATCTCGAAATCTCAAATCGAAAATCTTCAAGTTTTTCTCCCCCCTCTTACCGAGCAGAAAAAGATTGCGGAGATTCTGAGTACTGTTGATGAGGCGATTGAGAAGGTGAATGAGGCGATTAAGAAAACGGAAAGGTTGAAAAAAGGGTTGATGCAGGATCTTTTGACAAAAGGAATCGGACATAAGGAATTTAAAGATACCGAGATAGGAAGGATACCGAAGGAGTGGGTATATTCAACATTAGGCGAATTGATTGAAGTCCATGATAGTAAAAGAATTCCTCTAAGTGAAATGGAAAGAGCAAAGAGAAAAGGTAAATACCCTTATTGCGGTGCTAACGGCATTATGGATTATATAGATGACTATATTTTTGATGGTGAATTTTTATTGATCGCTGAGGATGGTGGGGCTTATGGTAAATTTGAGAATTCATGTTATCTTATGAATGGAAAATTTTGGGTAAATAACCATGCGCATATTATTAAAGCTAAAGATAATCAGACTATAAATAAATTTCTATTTTATATGCTAAATTTTCAGGATCTGCGCCCATACATAGTGGGTTCAACGAGAAGAAAGCTGAATCAAGAATATCTGCGGCAGATTTATCTTCCCCTCCCACCTCTTACCGAGCAGAAGCAGATTGCAGAAATTTTGGGGACGGTTGATGAACGGCTGGAAGTGCTGAAAAATAAGAAACAAAAGTTTGAAAAAATTAAGAAAGGTCTGATGAATGACCTTTTGACAGGAAGAAGGAGGGTGAAAGTATGA
- a CDS encoding four helix bundle protein, translating into MDAEELKKRTKKFALNVIKLVEKFPKTKTGDIIGRQLLKSATSVGANYRSACRAQSHAHFISKISIVEEESDESLYWLELTLESNLAERKIVLDLINEANELTAIFSSSRQTARSRRWNAKIGKK; encoded by the coding sequence ATGGATGCGGAAGAATTAAAAAAACGGACGAAAAAGTTTGCTTTAAACGTTATAAAACTGGTTGAAAAGTTCCCGAAGACAAAAACTGGCGATATTATTGGACGGCAACTTCTAAAGTCTGCAACATCGGTTGGAGCAAACTATCGATCAGCTTGTCGTGCTCAGTCTCATGCCCACTTTATTTCAAAAATAAGTATAGTCGAAGAAGAATCAGATGAATCACTTTATTGGTTGGAATTAACCTTGGAATCAAACTTAGCAGAGAGAAAAATTGTGTTAGATTTAATAAATGAAGCCAATGAATTGACTGCCATTTTTTCTTCTTCAAGACAAACAGCAAGGAGCAGGAGATGGAACGCAAAGATTGGAAAAAAGTAA
- a CDS encoding Fic family protein, giving the protein MFKPNFRYTHKIVNLLTKISAAREVVLNSPLIPRWEVALRREAIIRSAHSSTHIEGNRLNLEQVSKLARGRKITATRKDKQEVLNYLAVLKNLERLISGDNPTVKDILRIHRLVTKGTLEHKEDCGAFRTRYVVVGNPVTGEVYFRPPPNKDVPGLIKELVDWMNSKEANEIEPVVEAGIVHYEFVRIHPFIDGNGRTARVLATWILYKRGFDTKQFFALDDYYDSDRPAYYAALQSVNQSTLDLTKWLEYFTEGVYISVQAVKERVIRLSSERLRKAKRGQIALTERQMRIVEFINQNGKITNRDVRGMFKISNRAALDEINRLLKLGVLKSVGKGRSVHYELA; this is encoded by the coding sequence ATGTTCAAGCCGAACTTCAGATACACCCACAAGATTGTTAATCTCCTCACAAAAATCTCTGCGGCTCGAGAGGTGGTTCTGAACTCGCCCTTGATTCCCAGATGGGAGGTTGCCCTGAGACGCGAAGCGATAATCCGAAGTGCCCATTCTTCGACCCATATCGAGGGCAATAGATTGAATCTGGAACAGGTGAGTAAACTCGCCCGGGGCAGGAAGATAACCGCTACCAGAAAGGATAAGCAAGAGGTTTTAAATTACCTGGCGGTGCTAAAAAATCTTGAGCGTCTTATCTCTGGGGATAATCCTACTGTAAAGGATATTTTAAGAATTCACCGCCTGGTTACAAAAGGGACGCTTGAGCATAAAGAAGACTGTGGAGCGTTTCGTACCCGCTATGTTGTGGTGGGGAATCCGGTGACCGGTGAGGTCTATTTTCGACCGCCGCCGAATAAAGATGTTCCGGGGTTGATCAAGGAGCTGGTTGATTGGATGAATTCAAAAGAGGCCAATGAAATTGAACCGGTTGTTGAAGCGGGTATTGTCCATTATGAATTTGTGAGAATCCATCCGTTTATTGATGGTAACGGCAGGACTGCGAGAGTGCTGGCGACCTGGATTCTTTATAAACGGGGTTTTGATACCAAACAATTTTTCGCTCTTGATGACTATTATGATTCGGATCGGCCGGCATATTACGCGGCTCTACAGAGTGTTAATCAATCGACCCTTGATTTAACGAAATGGCTCGAATACTTTACAGAGGGAGTTTATATAAGTGTCCAGGCAGTGAAGGAAAGGGTAATTCGACTCAGCAGTGAAAGGTTACGCAAGGCAAAGCGAGGACAGATCGCCCTGACCGAGAGGCAGATGAGGATTGTGGAGTTTATTAATCAAAATGGAAAGATTACAAACAGAGATGTGCGTGGGATGTTTAAAATATCGAATCGAGCCGCCCTGGATGAAATCAACAGATTGCTGAAGTTAGGGGTCTTAAAGTCTGTTGGTAAAGGCAGGAGTGTACATTATGAACTGGCTTAG